TGGAATGCCCTAATGCAACTGGGGATCTGACAGGTTGGTGAGTTGTAGCGATGGCTTTTGCGGTTGCGCCTAAGATAATTTCGCTCTCACTTTTTAACAGAGCAAGGAAAGAGGGTCTTGAAGTAGGGTTTGGGAAAAGAGATTTTGGGGTAACGGATCGGTATGGTACCCTGACCCTGAAGTGTGCTATCGAGCGAAGTAGCAACGGCAGCGATGGAAAGAAAGGAGGCGTATCTAATTCGAATTACGTGGTGCCTCTGGACAATTCCTCTCCTTTCTCTAACTCATCCTGCATAACTCGTCCTTTGGCCGAGATACTCCGAGACCTCAATAAAAGAATCCCTGATACTATCGTCAAAGCTCATGTCCCTGACGATCCCTCTGCTTCCACCTTCATCCCATGGTACTTTGTTGTGTAATGATATttggttaatatatttttttttttccaatgttCGTAATAATATCTCTGGATTTCAATGTCTCTCATTCCAAGTGCTTACCCATATCATGTGTGACTTTCACCTAACAACAAACCCGCCAAGGAGAgaacaaaaagattaaaaaaaaaacactgcaGTGTTCTTTTCCTGAATTTATGGTCATCTAATTAAGTTATACTATCTTTTTCTGTTCTTTGGTAGGTATCATGCCAACAGGATGTTGAGCTTCTACGCCCCAGGTTCGTGCTTGGAATTATCCATATATTACTATTCGTATTAGTGTCTCTTTGTCCTAACATCTTCCATCACTCTAAATGTAAATTAGACTCCAATGGATCTATACatctttcaaatttcaaaactatttttgCAGGATGGTGTGGCGAGATACGTGATGTCATTTTCTCTGACAATGGCAGTGTAACCGTGGTCTATCGTCTTACCGTACGTGGATCTGATGGAGAGGCAAGTCTTTAACATCTGTTTCTAACACTACTCTTTTCTCCCTTTTACTTTGGTGCATTTTATTGTTCCTTCtcattatttgtttttctgCAAATTAACGAGTCATTCTCTATGCTTGTAATAGTTACTAGAATGAGGACCTTACTAGGTATGGTTGTCAAAATCACGGTCCTACGTAGGATTGGAGGGGGTTGGGGAGAGGTAAATTTTGTGATTGTAAcatgaatgaataaataatatacacgTCTTTGttgctttctctttttcatctctcCTGTCTTTGTTGCTATATCCCTTTCATCACAAATTTTCGTATTCTTCCATATAGATATAATTTTGATCATCATCCTTAGCAGGTAAACTCGAGTATGTTAGTCTTGCATGTTTGGGCAATTAACAAATTTTGCTAAAGAATATTGATGCCGGACAAAACAGTTAATGTAACGTAGGCATCACCCCTTAGACATTACTTGTAGTTCTTTTATGCATTACATGACCAACCAAAGAGCAAGTTGGCGCTAAGATTCATTTCTCGCATTTAATTCTTGTATTTCCTAAGCAACCAGGGAATCTTAATTCTTGATGCTAGAGAATACAATCCAACCTAATGACCACAAACTAAAGCCCAAATTCAAGACcatgaacaaaaacaacaatttcATTTAGTAAGGTTGGCTACATGGATTATATAACACCATTGGGCTCGTCTAAAACCAAATTGTCCATTAGATCACTTTCAATGATATCCTTAGTCCCCCGATCCATTTTCACAGGGTTAAAAATCATGCAGTCTACTCTCTAGTGCTTTGAGTGGCCTTCTTTGCACATAATGAACCATCttaac
This genomic interval from Vigna radiata var. radiata cultivar VC1973A chromosome 8, Vradiata_ver6, whole genome shotgun sequence contains the following:
- the LOC106772691 gene encoding DNA repair RAD52-like protein 2, chloroplastic; its protein translation is MAFAVAPKIISLSLFNRARKEGLEVGFGKRDFGVTDRYGTLTLKCAIERSSNGSDGKKGGVSNSNYVVPLDNSSPFSNSSCITRPLAEILRDLNKRIPDTIVKAHVPDDPSASTFIPWYHANRMLSFYAPGWCGEIRDVIFSDNGSVTVVYRLTVRGSDGEAYRESTGTISPNHGSIGDPVSAAEEIAFCKACARFGLGLYLYHED